The Streptomyces sp. SS1-1 genome has a segment encoding these proteins:
- a CDS encoding fumarylacetoacetate hydrolase family protein, which produces MESAAARPRPVLGLDPGSVLPDDSDRAVLVARVHDPEAGGPCVAAVRGERVVDVTALSPTVSDLLERDDAADLVRGADGGRVWRLDELLQAPPGRPDVPHLLAPIDLQVIKAAGVTFARSLLERVIEERTGGDPAQAARVRARVVHAVGGRLDGIRPGSPEAVKAKEALVAEGLWSQYLEVGIGPDPEVFTKAPVLSAVGTGADIGVLAASVWNNPEPEAVLVVDSRGRVRGATLGNDVNLRDIEGRSALLLSRAKDNNASCAVGPFVRLLDDGFGLDDVRGLDIDLRVDGPEDYVLRGSSTLREISRDILDLVGATHGPHHQYPDGFALFTGTLFAPTEDRHAPGAGFTHMYGDVVTISSPRLGALVNTVVSSEDAAPWTEGIGTLMRGLARRGLL; this is translated from the coding sequence GTGGAATCGGCAGCAGCGCGCCCCCGTCCGGTTCTCGGCCTCGACCCCGGCTCCGTCCTGCCGGACGACTCCGACCGGGCCGTCCTCGTCGCCCGCGTCCACGATCCGGAGGCGGGCGGGCCGTGCGTGGCCGCCGTGCGGGGCGAACGGGTCGTCGACGTCACGGCCCTCTCCCCCACCGTCTCCGACCTCCTGGAACGCGACGACGCGGCGGACCTCGTCCGCGGGGCCGACGGCGGACGCGTCTGGCGTCTGGACGAACTGCTGCAGGCACCGCCCGGCCGCCCCGACGTGCCGCATCTGCTCGCGCCCATCGACCTCCAGGTGATCAAGGCGGCGGGTGTCACCTTCGCCCGCAGCCTGCTGGAGCGCGTCATCGAGGAACGCACGGGCGGCGATCCGGCGCAGGCCGCGCGGGTGCGGGCCCGGGTCGTGCACGCGGTCGGCGGCCGGCTCGACGGCATCCGGCCCGGCTCGCCCGAGGCGGTCAAGGCCAAGGAGGCGCTCGTCGCCGAAGGGCTGTGGTCGCAGTATCTGGAGGTCGGGATCGGGCCCGACCCGGAGGTGTTCACCAAGGCCCCCGTGCTGTCCGCCGTCGGCACCGGCGCCGACATCGGCGTACTCGCCGCCTCCGTGTGGAACAACCCCGAGCCGGAGGCCGTCCTCGTCGTGGACTCGCGCGGGCGGGTGCGGGGCGCGACGCTCGGCAACGACGTCAATCTCCGGGACATCGAGGGGCGCAGTGCCCTGCTGCTGTCCCGCGCCAAGGACAACAACGCCTCCTGCGCCGTCGGTCCGTTCGTCCGTCTCCTCGACGACGGCTTCGGACTGGACGACGTACGCGGCCTGGACATCGATCTGCGGGTCGACGGCCCGGAGGATTATGTCCTGCGGGGCAGCAGCACCCTCCGCGAGATCAGTCGCGACATCCTCGATCTGGTGGGCGCGACGCACGGGCCGCACCATCAATACCCGGACGGTTTCGCGCTGTTCACGGGCACGCTGTTCGCGCCGACCGAGGACCGGCACGCACCCGGCGCCGGGTTCACCCATATGTACGGCGACGTCGTCACCATCTCCAGCCCGAGGCTCGGCGCGCTGGTCAACACGGTCGTCTCCAGCGAGGACGCCGCGCCGTGGACGGAGGGGATCGGGACGCTCATGCGCGGACTCGCCCGGCGCGGGCTGCTGTAG
- a CDS encoding glycoside hydrolase family 3 N-terminal domain-containing protein: MNADVAVENTTATAPWNDPTATVAARVDALVDAMTLEEKTAQLYGVWVGASDEGGEVAPHQHEMEEPVDLDALLPTGLGQLTRPFGTVPVDPALGALSLARTQARIAASNRFGIPALAHDECLAGFAAWGATAYPVPLSWGASFDPDTVRRVAAAIGRDMRSVGVHQGLAPVLDVVRDARWGRVEETIGEDPYLVGTIGTAYVQGLESAGIVATLKHFAGYSASRAGRNLAPSSVGPRERADVLLPPFEMAIRESGVRSVMNAYTDTDGMPSAADEALLTGLLRDTWGFDGTVVADYFAIAFLKTLHGVASDWASAAGTALRAGIDVELPNVKTYGAPLTEAVADGRVPEKLVDRAVRRVLTQKVELGLLDQDWNPVPAALDGTDPDDPEALRGRIDLDSPDNRALARTLAEEAVVLLSNDGTLPLERPRRIALIGPNADEPVAVLGCYSFPQHIGVRHPDTPLGIDLPTLRATLAAEFPEAEITYVRGTGVDDGDLTGLDEATRVAREADVTVVVLGDRAGLFGRGTSGEGCDAESLALPGAQQHLLDALLDLDTPVVTVLLAGRPYALGRAVEESAAIVQSFFPGEEGTHAIAGVIAGRVNPSGRLPVGVPRGPGAQPGTYLGARLAQASAVSNIDPTPAFAFGHGLSYTRFDWTDLSVEAEETSTDGEFALSFTVRNTGERPGTEVVQLYLHDPVASVVQPVQRLIGYTRVTLEPGEARRLSVTVPADLASFTGRDGRRIVEPGELELRLAASSTDPRLTARVALTGAERPLDHTRRLHATIVQEPPTT, from the coding sequence GTGAACGCCGACGTGGCCGTAGAGAACACCACCGCGACAGCCCCCTGGAACGACCCCACCGCCACCGTCGCCGCGCGCGTCGACGCGCTGGTCGATGCGATGACCCTCGAGGAGAAGACCGCCCAGCTGTACGGAGTGTGGGTGGGTGCCTCCGACGAGGGCGGCGAAGTCGCCCCCCACCAGCACGAGATGGAGGAGCCCGTCGACCTCGACGCCCTCCTGCCCACCGGACTCGGCCAGCTCACCCGCCCCTTCGGCACGGTCCCCGTCGACCCGGCCCTCGGCGCGCTCTCCCTGGCCCGCACCCAGGCCAGGATCGCCGCGTCCAACCGCTTCGGCATCCCCGCCCTCGCCCACGACGAATGCCTGGCCGGCTTCGCCGCCTGGGGAGCGACGGCCTACCCCGTCCCCCTGTCCTGGGGTGCCTCCTTCGACCCCGACACCGTCCGGCGCGTCGCCGCCGCGATCGGCCGCGACATGCGGTCCGTCGGCGTCCACCAGGGCCTCGCACCCGTCCTCGACGTGGTGCGCGACGCACGCTGGGGCCGCGTCGAGGAGACCATCGGCGAGGACCCGTACCTCGTCGGCACCATCGGCACGGCCTACGTGCAGGGCCTGGAGTCCGCCGGGATCGTCGCCACCCTCAAGCACTTCGCCGGCTACTCGGCCTCCCGCGCCGGCCGCAACCTCGCCCCCAGCTCGGTAGGCCCGCGGGAACGCGCCGACGTACTGCTGCCGCCGTTCGAGATGGCGATCCGCGAGAGCGGCGTCCGCTCCGTCATGAACGCCTACACCGACACCGACGGCATGCCCTCGGCCGCCGACGAAGCCCTGCTCACCGGCCTCCTGCGCGACACATGGGGCTTCGACGGCACCGTCGTCGCCGACTACTTCGCCATCGCCTTCCTCAAGACGCTGCACGGCGTGGCGTCCGACTGGGCGAGCGCCGCCGGAACCGCCCTGCGCGCGGGCATCGACGTCGAACTGCCCAACGTCAAGACGTACGGCGCACCCCTGACCGAGGCCGTCGCCGACGGCCGCGTCCCGGAGAAGCTCGTCGACCGCGCCGTACGCCGCGTCCTCACCCAGAAGGTGGAACTCGGCCTCCTCGACCAGGACTGGAACCCCGTTCCCGCGGCCCTCGACGGCACGGACCCGGACGACCCGGAGGCCCTGCGCGGCCGGATCGACCTGGACAGCCCCGACAACCGCGCCCTGGCCCGCACCCTCGCCGAGGAAGCGGTCGTGCTGCTCAGCAACGACGGCACCCTCCCGCTGGAACGCCCGCGCCGCATCGCCCTGATCGGCCCCAACGCCGACGAACCCGTCGCCGTCCTGGGCTGCTACTCCTTCCCCCAGCACATCGGCGTCCGCCACCCCGACACGCCCCTCGGCATCGACCTGCCCACCCTGCGCGCGACCCTCGCCGCCGAGTTCCCCGAGGCCGAGATCACGTACGTCCGGGGCACCGGCGTCGACGACGGGGACCTCACCGGCCTCGACGAGGCGACGCGGGTGGCCCGTGAGGCCGACGTGACCGTGGTGGTGCTCGGCGACCGGGCCGGACTCTTCGGCCGGGGCACCAGCGGCGAGGGCTGCGACGCCGAGTCACTGGCGCTGCCAGGCGCGCAACAGCACCTGCTCGACGCGCTGCTCGACCTCGACACCCCCGTCGTCACCGTCCTGCTGGCCGGACGGCCGTACGCCCTCGGCCGCGCGGTGGAGGAGTCCGCGGCGATCGTGCAGTCCTTCTTCCCCGGCGAGGAGGGCACGCACGCGATCGCCGGGGTGATCGCCGGCCGGGTCAACCCCTCCGGACGGCTCCCGGTCGGCGTGCCGCGCGGGCCGGGCGCCCAGCCCGGCACCTACCTCGGCGCGCGACTCGCGCAGGCCAGCGCGGTGTCCAACATCGACCCGACCCCGGCGTTCGCCTTCGGCCACGGCCTGTCGTACACGCGGTTCGACTGGACGGACCTGAGTGTGGAGGCCGAAGAGACCTCCACGGACGGGGAGTTCGCGCTCTCCTTCACCGTCCGCAACACGGGGGAGAGGCCCGGCACCGAGGTGGTCCAGCTCTACCTGCACGACCCGGTCGCGTCCGTCGTCCAGCCGGTGCAGCGCCTCATCGGCTACACCCGGGTCACGCTGGAGCCGGGGGAAGCCCGGCGGCTGAGCGTCACGGTCCCGGCCGACCTGGCCTCCTTCACCGGACGCGACGGCCGGCGCATCGTCGAACCGGGCGAACTGGAACTGCGGCTGGCCGCCTCCAGCACGGACCCGCGGCTGACGGCCCGGGTCGCGCTGACCGGAGCCGAACGCCCGCTGGACCACACGCGACGGCTGCACGCCACGATCGTCCAGGAGCCGCCGACCACCTGA
- a CDS encoding LacI family DNA-binding transcriptional regulator — MRPNARRTTLADIAQAAGVSVATVSKVVNGRGDVAPHTRVRVQELLHQHDYLAPVFRHTEGVESPTIEVQFQGGLKSYVAEALEGIVDAAAASGASVVVSKASSAPHWARDLVSAGRRAVIAVTSVYTTAHLNELARSGLPLVVLDPLHLPDARVTSVGATNFAGGLAATRHLLSLGHRRIAYLGGPAMAVCNQARMHGYRAAMEAEGARVPDAYIRPGEFTYETGLLGAAALLDLDEPPTAVFAGNDEIALGAVETARTRGLRVPEDLSVVGFDDTSLAQMASPPLTTVRQPLREMGATALRTALRLADGEKVESHHIELATELVVRASTAAPREEATETANGR; from the coding sequence ATGCGACCGAACGCCAGGCGCACCACTTTGGCGGACATCGCCCAGGCGGCTGGGGTCTCCGTGGCGACCGTGTCGAAAGTGGTCAACGGTCGCGGTGACGTGGCGCCGCACACCCGGGTCCGCGTGCAGGAGCTCCTGCATCAACACGACTATCTGGCGCCCGTGTTCCGCCACACCGAGGGCGTCGAGAGCCCGACCATCGAGGTGCAGTTCCAGGGCGGCCTCAAGTCCTATGTGGCGGAGGCCCTGGAGGGCATCGTCGACGCGGCCGCCGCGTCAGGGGCGTCGGTGGTGGTCAGCAAGGCGTCCAGCGCCCCTCACTGGGCCCGGGACCTGGTATCGGCCGGGCGCCGCGCCGTCATCGCGGTGACCAGCGTGTACACCACGGCGCATCTGAACGAACTGGCGCGCTCCGGGCTACCGTTGGTCGTACTGGACCCGCTGCACCTGCCGGACGCGCGGGTCACCAGCGTCGGGGCGACCAACTTCGCGGGCGGGCTCGCCGCGACCCGCCATCTGCTGTCGCTGGGGCACCGCCGTATCGCCTACCTCGGCGGACCGGCCATGGCCGTCTGCAACCAGGCCCGGATGCACGGCTACCGGGCCGCCATGGAGGCCGAGGGCGCGCGGGTGCCGGACGCCTACATCCGGCCCGGCGAGTTCACGTACGAGACCGGACTGCTCGGCGCGGCCGCCCTGCTCGACCTGGACGAGCCGCCCACGGCGGTCTTCGCGGGCAACGACGAGATCGCCCTCGGCGCCGTCGAGACCGCGCGCACCCGAGGGCTGCGCGTCCCCGAGGACCTGAGCGTGGTCGGCTTCGACGACACGAGCCTCGCCCAGATGGCGTCACCGCCCCTGACCACGGTCCGCCAGCCGCTCCGGGAGATGGGCGCCACCGCGCTGCGCACCGCTCTGCGGCTGGCCGACGGTGAGAAGGTCGAGTCCCACCACATCGAACTCGCCACCGAACTCGTCGTACGGGCCTCGACGGCGGCGCCGCGTGAGGAAGCGACGGAGACGGCGAACGGCAGGTGA
- a CDS encoding FadR/GntR family transcriptional regulator: MTSRGRTQTMGHFPTTHQRVVDTLGQRIVDGEWEPGSALPVEDTLALEIGVSRGALREAVKSLVAKGMLHVRPRTGTRVRPPEHWNHLDPDVLRWKQTGDAAALLRDTSELRRIVEPAAARLAAERADPDHVRALHDALTAMETASASPGRSGYVEADIAFHRALLDAGGNRLLGSLGRAVEIALEHSFVISTQTPGAVEASLPGHRAIVQAIEARDAVAAATAVLTLIEAAEQEIARSPGMPGDAV, translated from the coding sequence ATGACGTCCAGGGGGCGAACACAGACCATGGGCCACTTCCCGACCACGCACCAGCGCGTGGTCGACACGCTCGGGCAGCGCATCGTGGACGGTGAGTGGGAGCCCGGATCCGCGCTGCCGGTCGAGGACACCCTCGCACTCGAGATCGGCGTCAGCCGCGGAGCCCTGCGCGAGGCGGTCAAGTCCCTGGTGGCCAAGGGGATGCTGCACGTACGCCCCCGCACCGGCACGCGCGTGCGGCCCCCGGAGCACTGGAACCACCTGGACCCCGACGTCCTGCGCTGGAAGCAGACCGGGGACGCGGCGGCCCTGCTCCGCGACACGAGCGAACTGCGCCGCATCGTCGAGCCCGCCGCGGCCCGCCTCGCCGCCGAACGGGCCGACCCCGACCACGTACGGGCCCTCCACGACGCCCTGACCGCCATGGAGACCGCGTCGGCGTCCCCCGGCCGTTCCGGCTACGTCGAGGCCGACATCGCCTTCCACCGAGCCCTCCTCGACGCCGGCGGCAACCGCCTCCTCGGCTCCCTGGGCCGAGCCGTCGAGATCGCGCTGGAACACAGCTTCGTCATCAGCACCCAGACGCCGGGCGCGGTGGAGGCGTCACTGCCGGGCCACCGTGCCATCGTGCAAGCCATCGAGGCCCGGGACGCGGTGGCCGCCGCGACTGCCGTACTGACGCTGATCGAGGCCGCGGAACAGGAGATCGCCCGGTCGCCGGGGATGCCGGGCGACGCTGTCTGA
- a CDS encoding carbohydrate ABC transporter permease: protein MTTTLTKTRRPRNVTHDEGPRRSRPATRRRNWLGGLAGWLWLAVVAVPLYWTLITSFKARSRYYASNPLVPSTDPTLENYRLVIESDFLQYFLNSVVVTVGAVVPAVAVSFMAAYAIVRGWRMRVLRAMNGLFLMGLAIPLQATIIPVYLIIIKLHLYDSLPALILPSIAFAIPLSVLVLANFIRDVPKELFDSMRVDGANEWTTLWRLAAPLTRPAILTVSIFNALTIWNGFLLPLVLTQSPDRRTLPLALWTFQGQYGVNVPAVLAAVVLTTLPVLVLYAFGRRQLLSGLTAGFSR from the coding sequence GTGACCACCACCCTGACCAAGACACGACGACCGCGGAACGTCACCCACGACGAGGGCCCGCGCCGCTCCCGCCCGGCCACCCGCCGGCGCAACTGGCTCGGCGGCCTGGCCGGATGGCTCTGGCTCGCCGTCGTCGCCGTACCCCTGTACTGGACCCTGATCACCAGCTTCAAGGCCCGCAGCCGCTACTACGCCAGCAATCCGCTGGTGCCGTCCACCGACCCCACCCTGGAGAACTACCGGCTCGTCATCGAGTCCGACTTCCTCCAGTACTTCCTGAACAGCGTCGTCGTCACCGTCGGCGCCGTCGTGCCGGCCGTCGCGGTCTCCTTCATGGCGGCCTACGCCATCGTCCGCGGCTGGCGCATGCGGGTTCTGCGCGCCATGAACGGCCTGTTCCTCATGGGCCTCGCCATCCCGCTCCAGGCGACGATCATCCCCGTCTACCTCATCATCATCAAACTGCACCTCTACGACAGCCTGCCCGCCCTGATCCTCCCGTCGATCGCGTTCGCCATCCCGCTGTCCGTGCTGGTGCTCGCCAACTTCATCCGGGACGTGCCCAAAGAACTGTTCGACTCGATGCGCGTCGACGGCGCCAACGAGTGGACGACGCTGTGGCGGCTGGCGGCGCCGCTCACCCGTCCGGCCATCCTCACCGTCTCCATCTTCAACGCCCTGACCATCTGGAACGGCTTCCTGCTGCCCCTGGTCCTCACCCAGAGCCCGGACCGCCGCACGCTGCCGCTGGCCCTGTGGACCTTCCAGGGCCAGTACGGCGTCAACGTGCCCGCCGTGCTCGCCGCCGTCGTCCTGACCACCCTGCCCGTCCTGGTCCTGTACGCCTTCGGCCGCCGCCAGTTGCTGAGCGGGCTGACCGCGGGGTTCAGCCGTTGA
- a CDS encoding extracellular solute-binding protein, translated as MALSRRTLLGLAAAVPVSAALTACGGSSGPGKSNGASYWYLNGQPQEGVRSGAVKAFNKAHPDTQIKDTTFQNDAYKTKIKTAIGAGEAPTIIWGWGGGTLRAYADAGQVEDLTSWFGEHDDLKKSLFPSSFGAATVDGKIYAMPCETVQPIILYYNRKVFDQVGAKPPESWDDIMALVPKFKKKGIAPFSLGGQSRWTNMMWLEFLFDRIGGSEVFQAAIEGEKNAWSHPDAIKALTKLQELVHAGGFVKGFSSITADSNADQALLYTGRAAMMLHGAWSYGIQKADGGDFVSSGSLGFMNFPPVEGGKGDLSNTVGNPAQYLSISSKASAEEKKVAKEYFAKGVLQEEEVKQWIGNGSVPIKLGTEKLLAASDNAEFLQFTYDIASKAKVFVQSWDQALSPTAAETLLDNIVKLFQLSISPKQFATNLNEVTNA; from the coding sequence ATGGCGCTCTCTCGACGTACCCTCCTCGGCCTGGCGGCCGCCGTGCCGGTCTCCGCAGCGCTCACGGCCTGCGGCGGATCGTCCGGACCCGGCAAGAGCAACGGTGCCTCGTACTGGTACCTCAACGGACAACCGCAGGAAGGCGTGAGGTCCGGCGCCGTGAAGGCGTTCAACAAGGCTCACCCGGACACCCAGATCAAGGACACGACCTTCCAGAACGACGCCTACAAGACGAAGATCAAGACCGCGATCGGAGCCGGTGAGGCCCCGACGATCATCTGGGGCTGGGGCGGCGGGACGCTGCGCGCCTACGCGGACGCCGGCCAGGTCGAGGACCTCACCTCGTGGTTCGGCGAGCACGACGACCTCAAGAAGAGCCTGTTCCCGTCCTCGTTCGGCGCGGCGACCGTCGACGGCAAGATCTACGCGATGCCGTGCGAGACGGTGCAGCCGATCATCCTCTACTACAACAGGAAGGTGTTCGACCAGGTCGGTGCGAAGCCGCCGGAGTCCTGGGACGACATCATGGCGCTCGTGCCCAAGTTCAAGAAGAAGGGCATAGCGCCGTTCTCGCTCGGCGGGCAGTCCCGGTGGACGAACATGATGTGGCTGGAGTTCCTCTTCGACCGCATCGGAGGCTCCGAGGTCTTCCAGGCCGCCATCGAGGGCGAGAAGAACGCCTGGTCCCACCCGGACGCCATCAAGGCGCTCACCAAACTCCAGGAACTGGTCCACGCGGGCGGGTTCGTCAAGGGCTTCTCCTCCATCACCGCCGACTCCAACGCCGACCAGGCGCTGCTGTACACCGGCCGGGCCGCCATGATGCTGCACGGCGCATGGTCGTACGGCATCCAGAAGGCCGACGGCGGGGACTTCGTCTCCAGCGGCTCGCTGGGCTTCATGAACTTCCCGCCCGTCGAAGGCGGCAAGGGCGATCTCAGCAACACCGTCGGCAACCCCGCCCAGTACCTCTCCATCTCCTCCAAGGCCAGCGCCGAGGAGAAGAAGGTGGCGAAGGAGTACTTCGCGAAGGGCGTCCTCCAGGAGGAGGAGGTCAAGCAGTGGATCGGCAACGGGTCCGTGCCGATCAAACTGGGCACGGAGAAGCTGCTGGCCGCCTCCGACAACGCCGAGTTCCTCCAGTTCACGTACGACATCGCCAGCAAGGCCAAGGTGTTCGTGCAGTCCTGGGACCAGGCCCTCAGTCCGACGGCCGCCGAGACCCTGCTGGACAACATCGTCAAACTGTTCCAACTGTCCATCTCACCGAAGCAGTTCGCCACCAACCTCAACGAGGTCACCAACGCATGA
- a CDS encoding carbohydrate ABC transporter permease has product MSAVTGPAQRRRPRSALPWLAAPALVLFVGFAVVPLIGVFALSFTTWDGIGAIHATGLTSWRKVLTDPGLPHALWVTFLVMAVSWAVQTPLSILLGTFLAGRQRYRAVLGVVYFIPLMLSSAAIALAYKALLDPNFGLGAGLDIQALSKDWLGRPGLAFGVVIFVVSWQFIPFHSLIYQGGVQQIPQSLYEAAQLDGAGRVRQFFSITLPQLKYTIITSSTLMVVGSLTFFDLIFILTEGGPGDATRVLALDMYKRGFQASLMGPASVIAVILVLVGLGLALLLRRLGGRDAGASQLEGA; this is encoded by the coding sequence ATGAGTGCGGTCACCGGACCCGCGCAGCGCCGCCGGCCACGCAGTGCCCTGCCGTGGCTGGCGGCGCCGGCGCTGGTGCTCTTCGTCGGCTTCGCCGTGGTCCCGCTCATCGGCGTCTTCGCGCTGAGCTTCACCACCTGGGACGGCATCGGCGCCATCCACGCCACGGGGCTGACGAGCTGGCGCAAGGTGCTGACCGACCCCGGGCTGCCGCACGCCCTGTGGGTGACCTTCCTGGTGATGGCCGTGTCCTGGGCCGTACAGACGCCCCTGAGCATCCTGCTCGGCACGTTCCTCGCGGGCCGCCAGCGCTACCGCGCCGTGCTGGGCGTCGTCTACTTCATCCCGTTGATGCTCAGCTCCGCCGCCATCGCGCTCGCCTACAAGGCCCTGCTGGATCCCAACTTCGGGCTCGGCGCCGGACTGGACATCCAGGCCCTCAGCAAGGATTGGCTGGGACGCCCGGGGCTGGCGTTCGGAGTCGTCATCTTCGTCGTCTCCTGGCAGTTCATCCCGTTCCACTCCCTGATCTACCAGGGCGGCGTCCAGCAGATCCCCCAGTCCCTCTACGAGGCGGCCCAGTTGGACGGAGCCGGACGCGTCCGGCAGTTCTTCAGCATCACGCTGCCCCAACTGAAGTACACCATCATCACCTCGTCCACGCTGATGGTCGTCGGGTCGCTGACCTTCTTCGACCTCATCTTCATCCTGACCGAGGGCGGCCCCGGTGACGCCACCCGCGTCCTCGCCCTGGACATGTACAAGCGGGGCTTCCAGGCCAGCCTGATGGGACCGGCCAGCGTCATCGCGGTCATCCTCGTCCTCGTCGGTCTCGGGCTCGCCCTGCTGCTGCGCCGCCTCGGCGGCCGGGACGCCGGCGCGAGCCAGCTCGAGGGGGCCTGA
- a CDS encoding IlvD/Edd family dehydratase gives MTDRQRADRRSQAWFGAQGRSGMLYRSWMRNQGFGHEVFDGRPVIGIATSASELAPCNAHLTRVAEAVKRGVWQAGGLPLQFPTMATGETLMRPTAMLYRNLMAMEVEELIRANPLDGVVLLSGCDKTTPAMLMGAASVDLPAVMVTGGPMLNGKFRGEDVGSGTHVWKFEEDLKTGRMTEEECFFAEGCMARSNGHCMTMGTASTMACMAEALGMQLPGSAAWPAVDSRRMETAQAAGQRIVAMVEEELRPSRILTREAFENAVRVNAAIGGSTNAVIHLTALAGRVGVELGLRDFDELVRAVPTLVNLMPSGKYLMEDFCYAGGLPAVMAELLDGGLLHGGPVTVTGRTVAENVESAERYDTDVITPLDAPFQPAGTGIAVLSGNLCPDGAVIKQSAASPHLLTHRGPARVFDSPEAYHEVADDPDLDIDENTVIVIRNAGPKGYPGMPEVSNVPLPAKLLKAGVTDMVRICDGRMSGTGYGTVVLHVAPEAAVGGPLALVRDGDPIVLDVPRRTLRLDVDDAELARRRQEWTPPAEQYTSGYTWLYTEHVEQADRGADFTFLRGSRGHVVPRDSH, from the coding sequence ATGACCGACCGACAGAGGGCGGACCGCCGCAGCCAGGCGTGGTTCGGCGCACAGGGGCGCAGCGGGATGCTGTACCGGTCCTGGATGCGCAACCAGGGGTTCGGGCACGAGGTGTTCGACGGGCGTCCCGTCATCGGCATCGCGACCAGCGCCTCCGAACTCGCGCCGTGCAACGCGCACTTGACGCGGGTCGCCGAGGCCGTCAAGCGCGGGGTGTGGCAGGCGGGCGGCCTGCCGTTGCAGTTCCCCACCATGGCCACCGGCGAGACGCTCATGCGCCCGACCGCCATGCTGTACCGCAACCTCATGGCCATGGAGGTCGAGGAGCTGATCCGGGCCAATCCGCTCGACGGCGTCGTCCTGCTGTCCGGCTGCGACAAGACGACGCCCGCCATGCTCATGGGCGCGGCCAGTGTCGATCTGCCCGCCGTCATGGTCACCGGCGGGCCGATGCTGAACGGCAAGTTCCGCGGGGAGGACGTGGGTTCGGGCACTCATGTCTGGAAGTTCGAGGAGGATCTGAAGACGGGCCGGATGACGGAGGAGGAGTGCTTCTTCGCCGAAGGGTGCATGGCCCGTTCCAACGGCCACTGCATGACCATGGGCACCGCCTCGACCATGGCCTGCATGGCGGAAGCGCTCGGCATGCAGCTGCCGGGTTCGGCGGCCTGGCCCGCCGTCGACTCACGGCGGATGGAGACCGCCCAGGCGGCGGGGCAGCGCATCGTGGCGATGGTGGAGGAGGAGCTGCGGCCCTCGCGGATCCTGACCCGGGAGGCGTTCGAGAACGCCGTCCGTGTCAACGCGGCCATCGGGGGTTCCACGAACGCCGTCATCCATCTGACCGCCCTCGCGGGACGGGTCGGTGTCGAGCTGGGGCTGCGGGACTTCGACGAGCTGGTCCGTGCGGTCCCGACACTGGTCAACCTGATGCCCAGCGGCAAGTACCTGATGGAGGACTTCTGTTACGCGGGTGGGCTGCCCGCCGTCATGGCCGAGCTGCTCGACGGTGGACTGCTGCACGGCGGCCCGGTCACCGTGACGGGACGTACCGTCGCCGAGAACGTCGAGAGCGCCGAGCGCTACGACACCGACGTCATCACCCCGCTCGACGCCCCCTTCCAGCCCGCCGGAACCGGCATCGCCGTCCTGAGCGGCAACCTCTGCCCCGACGGCGCCGTCATCAAGCAGTCCGCCGCCTCACCACACCTGCTCACCCACCGCGGTCCCGCCCGTGTCTTCGACTCCCCGGAGGCGTATCACGAGGTCGCCGACGACCCGGACCTCGACATCGACGAGAACACTGTCATCGTCATCCGCAACGCCGGTCCCAAGGGCTACCCCGGCATGCCGGAGGTCTCCAACGTGCCGCTGCCCGCCAAGCTGCTGAAGGCCGGTGTGACGGACATGGTGCGCATCTGCGACGGGCGGATGAGCGGGACCGGGTACGGGACCGTGGTGCTGCACGTGGCCCCCGAGGCCGCCGTCGGCGGGCCGCTCGCCCTGGTCCGGGACGGGGACCCCATCGTCCTCGACGTCCCTCGGCGCACCCTGCGCCTGGACGTCGACGACGCCGAACTCGCCCGGCGCCGGCAGGAGTGGACGCCGCCCGCCGAGCAGTACACCAGCGGCTACACCTGGCTCTACACCGAGCACGTCGAACAGGCCGACCGCGGCGCCGACTTCACGTTCCTGCGCGGCAGCCGGGGGCACGTGGTCCCCCGCGATTCCCACTGA